GTCCCAGTCTGCCCTTTCCATCCTTTGATTGCTATTTAAACTTAAAATAACAGCCAAACCATGTTTTAAGATAAGAAGTTGGGTTTTGTTTTATGAGAAAGTAAATTATATTTCCATATGTCTTACAAGGTATTTAAAGCAATATTTCTATCCTGATCCTAAAGATATACTAGAAATAATACTGTTTTGTTTCAGTTCACATATTTCTCTGATCAAACGTGTGATAGTAGCACCAAAACTCCTTCAAAACTATGGCTTGAGAGTAAAAAATTACCTGAAATAATGTTTTATTcattatacatagaaacatagaaacatagaagtctgacggcagaaaaagacctcatggtccatctagtctgcccttatactattttctgtattttatcttaggatggatatatgtttatcccaggcatgtttaaattcagttactgtggatttatctaccacatctgctggaagtttgttccaaggatctactactctttcagtaaaataatattttctcatgttgcttttgatctttcccccaactaacttcagattgtgtccccttgttcttgtgttcactttcctattaaaaacacttccctcctggaccttatttaaccctttaatatatttaaatgtttcgatcatgtccccccttttccttctgtcctccagactatacagattgagttcattaagtctttcctgatacgttttatgcttaagaccttccaccattcttgtagcccgtctttggacccgttcaattttgtcaatatctttttgtaggtgaggtctccagaactgaacacagtattccaaatggggtctcaccagcattctatatagtgggatcataatctccctcttcctgcttgttatacctctagctatgcagccaagcatcctacttgctttccctaccgcctgactgcactgttcacccattttgagactatcagaaatacTGTTAAATATGTTTGCTCATTCTTATTTTCACTTTTGCGTATAAACTGAAAAGGTTCATTATCTTTTTAGATTGACAAAAAAGCGATGCAGAAAGCTGGTATGGTACAAAGGGTACAAAATGAGGTGAAGATTCATTGTCAGCTAAAGCATCCCTCCGTACTTGAGGTAAGAAATTACCTTCATTACTTCAACATCTATAATTAAGGTTTAACCTGTTATAACTGTTTTCCCCCCTAGTTGTATAACTACTTTGAAGATAGTAACTATGTGTATTTGATACTTGAGATGTGCCATAATGGAGAAATGAGCAGATATTTAAAAACTAGGAAGAATCACTTTTCTGAAGAAGAAGGTAAGATTGCTACTTTGTTGATTGTATACAAAaaatatatgcatttttaaaaattacattaaaatatcTTTACCTGGATTTCAGAAATTGGAACTTCCAAATACTACAATGCATTTATATGACATGTAAATATTAACTTTCTACATTGAGCCAGATGCAATTTCATAATTACTATAATGTAACTAATGTCAGCTTCCGTTTCACAGGATACTATTTTAGTAACATTTGCATTAAAAAATACTGTAATGGGATTTCGGAGAAAAAAGTCAGATATTGTTCTGCATGTAATGTAAACTGAATTTTGATTCTTTGCTCTGTTGTAGAAATCAGAAGCTTTTAATTGAGATTAATAAGtagtagttattatttatttattacttagatttgtatgccgcccctctccgaagactcggggcgtatataagtatataagttatatactgcttcattatGCTTTATAACTCTGTCTAAGCTGAGTCAGAATATTTTCCCCGAcaatttggctcctcattttatttaactcggaaaaatggaaggctgagtcaacccctGAGCCAGACAGAGCTGAGATTTTCTTAAAGCCAATCTTTATGAGCTCTGTGAATGGGTCAGCTTTCTCTCTGAATGTGTACCATATATATTTGATATGAGAAAGACTTATAGCATTATGTATCTTTCTTTGTTCTATACAGTTCGGAACTTCATGCATCAAATTATTACAGGAATGTTGTATCTACATTCCCATGGAATACTCCATCGGGATCTTACACTCTCTAATCTCTTACTCACTAATAATATGAATATCAAGATAGCTGATTTTGGACTTTCAACACTTCTGAAAATGCCTCACGAAAAGCATTATACAATGTGTGGGACTCCCAATTATATTTCTCCAGAAATAGCTACAAGAAGTGCACATGGGCTTGAGTCTGATGTCTGGTCTTTAGGATGTATGTTATTTACACTTTTGGTTGGAAAGCCACCTTTTGATACTGATACAGTAAAGAACACTCTGAGCAAAGTTGTACTAGCAGATTATGAAATACCAGCGTTTTTGACAAGTGAGGCTCAGGATCTCATTCACCAGTTACTTCGAAAAAACCCAGCAGATCGTTTATGCCTTTCATCTGTATTGGATCATCCTTTTATGTCCAGTGGTAGGTCAGTAAGTAAAGATTTAGAAAACGCAGAAGATTCAACGGATAGTGGAAGTGCCACAATTTCTATTGCTTCCACTGCTTCTCCCAGTGTCAGTACAAGTGgatgcttaaaagaaaaaaaagatttttaatcgAGAATGCAGAAATGGACATGGACTaagttttaaaattcttttgAGTTCATTAAAAACAGTGCAAGTAACCCGGGGTCCTTTTTTTCTTAAGTCACAGTACATATGTTCAGTTATTTAGAAAACATTCTgtcctttattctttttattgGGTTTGAAAGTGATTTTCTATTGAATACAGTTTTATTGTTCATTCCATTAAGGTTATATGGTTTAGGGTATGTTGCCTCTGTATAATTTACTCTTTCCACTGTTAGCTATGTTTTAGTTGATGGATCACAAAAGAGAAAGAAGTATGTCACCTTTCTGTTTTAATACTCACTTGACATTAGACTGGAGAATTAACTTAAGGTGTAGTATAAAAATATGTGATGGAATATTAGTACAAAAACACAATAGTATGTAAAAAGTGTACAAAAGTGTACATTGAAAAAAATGTCCACATATGAGCATGGCATATATGTAAGAAAAAGTTGCTTTAATATTAACTTAAAGagtaaataaaggaaaataaagtcCAAAACGTTTGTGAAATACAACAGTATATTTAGCCTGTAATGACACAAGCTTTTTATGATATGGAATCCATTTCATTGCATGAAGTGCTAGCCTTACAGGGATAGATATGATATAACAGAGACATAAAATGAAGTTAAATAGCAATAACATGAAAAGGTTGCAGTCTATAGCACCAGTTAGGAAAATAGCTGCCACAAAAGTAATAAATGTTAATGAAAAATGCTTAAGAGTTTAAGGAAATCCTAAAGGAATACTTTGTGGAAGTGCTTCGCAGTTTCATATGGGTTCGAAAGTGATTTTCTTATCCTACACTGTGTTAAACTTAACAAGGAtaaatttattaacaattattttttaagGGATAATTATTCTGAATACAGATTCTTAGCCAGGAACAAAACTATCTTGCAAAACTGTATTAGATTCTATCTACTATTATATAAGATTTCCAGGAGATGCTAAATCTGCCAATGATTGGTTAATGTTTCACTTGTGGAATTAATTCTACTCTTTTCTCAATCCTGATATTAGTGCACTAGTGTATATTAATACTGTACACTAATTTCTCCCTAAAATAATTCATTTGAAAATACAATCCATTTTAATAAAGTTTTCAAACTACCCTCAAATTAAATtggattaaaattcaaaatagtTTAATGAACTTAGTTTGTAGAGAAAGAGAAGCATGACTGGAAGTGCTCTTAGAGGATAATTAGAAACTTGAGCACTGTCCAGTCATGCTTCTCTATAAAGTATACATATGCTGGTAAtagatgctaaatgaaaaaagctgaaatcctTTGGTCATTATCACAtccctataattccaaattatgaaacattaccatcctggaaagttccttaatccaattttaagttaataattcattcaatccatataatgctacctgattatttcattttttttaaaaaaatcctaaagttgtctagtttctttctacttctacttttatctatcaaggaacttgtttgctttccataaaagggaagagattcatatttaataattttatatttccagagtaataccatttctccttccttccttcctcccatttctccttccttctttcctttctccatttctccttccttccttccctccttccttcccttctctctttcgttccttcttccttccctccattctcagtcttccaattctcttccttctccccaaCTTGATTTTCTTCCACTTGGGAAGGGAGAGGCTCCGCCGCGAATTCCCAAAAAGGTTaagtcaacttatgggaaaggtggagagggcgaGGTGAGAGCTCCATTGTAGGCGGTGCCGTCAGCCGAGCAACAGGCACAACACGACTCCCACTTTTTCCCTTTTTACTTCTGCGCGCAGGTGGCAAGGCCATCCGACTCCACCACGTGGCTTTTGGAAACGCCACACGGCTTTTGGTTTTtgtctgtgcatgcatgcgcgcgcgcacacaggttggactgacctccgcatgtcggtcacagacagcgggcgggccgcatccagcccccGGGTTGCATCATGCCCATGTCTACTCTATAGTGTCATCTCCTAACTGCCAAAATTTTAccattagactgtccactgttgatctctccaaattcctaagaggtcagtaaggagcatgcgtaagtgcaccagcatgcctcccATCCCGTCttattgtttctttatatttttttaaatattttttttactagcatcatgtatgtgaatattattatttctaatgtttttctaatcttttatctCTTTACTGGTGTCATATATAAAAATACTATTATATCTTCACGTACCTCCATTATATActagacaaaataataaataaataaatatccaacaaaaaataTGAGACAACTactaataagaaaaaagaaactacTCAAACATATGTTTCCATTTCATAACAGACTACATTACAATCATAAAATTCAATACCGTTTACATACACTTGAACTTACTAATTAAACATTGGTTTCATTAGACTATCTGAATTTAATCTTATTGATATTGATCCAACATTATTAATCACCTATCTCTTCCTGCAAACATTTATAAAttcactttttctttttcatcataTACACCCACCATACCAAAAGTTGTTAACTCAAAACTGCCTGCTACCTTGCAGGctttcccctctcccctctccaaaTCTTACCTTCTTACACATTTCTCAGCACCTTTTCCACACCTTATTACAATTAATTAACCCAACCCACTTTTGAATCCGTATATATATCTGATTTGAtgttattatatttgtataaGCTCAACTTTGAATAGAGATGCTATTTCATTATGTAAAGTTTATTATCCTACCTTACTATGTATAGTTCCTTATGTTATCCCGTTAGGTATTTCTTTCTATATAGTTTTCCCTTTCCCccgctttttttttaattcaatatttttttaaaaaatgaatgaatgaatgaatgaatgaatgaatgaagcaagcaagcaagcaagcaagcaagcactgGAATACTGTAGTTCCTTATGATGTCCCGTTAGGTATTTCTTTCTGTAtagttttcctccccccccccctttttaaaaaattcaataaacttttttaaaatgaatgaatgaataaataaagcaagcaagcacTGGAATAGCGGAGTTTAAGTGCCAGATTGGAGTCATTATTCCAATTAATAGTTATTGATAAAGCTACAATGTTTGCAACACTAAACACTCCAATTTTATCCTTAAAGCACAGAGCTGAGATAGTTTAGTCCTAGATTGTGTGGGATCAATACAAAAAGTAAAAATTTATGGATTATCGTGTATAGTTCAACGTACCTTGGCTTGACACAAGACGTCTGAGGGTTGAAGATAAATGCACAAGGGGCGGGGGGACGGACgacagaaacaataaaataagTCTTCAACGTATGCTTGTAAGTTACCTTCCAGTATTTGGACGCATTCTGCACGAAGTAGTTGCTGAATAGTCACCTAGAGTATTTTGGCTGCGTTTGCTCAGCACACAGAACCACAAACTAATCACTTTTTCATCGCAAACAATTCTATTCTCAGCCAATAATTCCATTCTTAGCTTATGGTTTAGCGCGTCGGGTAAAACCTAATAAATTAGCATTACTGCGTAAACTAGTAGTAGATGCGATGTATAAATATAGCCCCATTATGTATAACGTAGTTAGCTACTGCCACGGCTATAAAGTACCCGGTCTCGCTACAGCAAAATTGACTACCCCTCTTGCGCGTGCGCTTTTGTACCCCGTTGTCGATGACCATAAACAGTCCAGAGCGCCCGCGCTCCTCTCAAGGCAAACAGAGAGAGGAAATGACGTGTGACGTCAGACGCAGCCTTTCTGGGCGAAGTTTGCAACGGCGCGATTTTTCAAAATGGAGCCCCGCAAGGAGGGAGTTTCTCCCCGACCCCCGTAGCGGGGAAGGCCAGGCCTCTGGACCGACAACCGCAGCCACAAGGACGCAGACTAGGCGGTCATGCGATAGCGGTAACGGATTACACGAAGGAGCGAGAGCATCGCCTTCGCCATGGCGACCTGCATCGGCGAGAAGATTGAGGTGCGGAAGGGCCATTACACTGTAGGCGGGGCGGACAAAAATGATGGACCTGGCCATTCGCCCCTTAGGGAAAGATTGCGTCCAGCCATTCATTATCCGGTCAAGGGGAGGCAGGTTTTCTGAGTGATCCCGTAGTCCCATCTCACTTATCATGACAGATGCTGCGCAAAAGCATCACCCTTGCAGAACACAATTGACGATCAATTATTACCGGCTCGGGCCCCTTTCCTATCTAAGAGATACTTCTTGAGGTTCTTTGTGGGAAAGGACTCCATTCTGTTTAAACAGATAGTTGGGCGTGATCCCAAAACTATTTTACTAAGCTTGGCTCCAGATAACTTCCTGAACGCATCTGTTTTCTCTTCCGGAAATGATTGCCGCTGCTTTCTTCCGAGATGCTTTTTTAAACTTCAGAAACTCAACCTGCTTAACATCTTTGGGATCAGTAAAGATCAGCTAAGACTACCCTTTGTAAACAGAGCAAAATCTCTCTCCCCACTTCCAAAATTTTAAACCTTTGAAGTTTAAGATAAACAATGGAAACAATTTGGGCATCAAACAGCTCTGCAGTTCAGTTATCCTATGCAAATTATCCCATGTGGAAAGCATTGATACTAACAATATTCCCATGCTCTACTTGATTGTAGAAATACTTTATGAAGCATGTCTTCAATTTTTCAACATTAATATTAGTTTAGATAATTACAAATTACATCTACCATTTTTGTACACTAAATTCTATCATAACCCCTTTAAATCATTCAGCTCTTGACAGATTTCCAGATGAAGTAGGCCATTTTCAACTATGgtttgtttaataaattataaggggtgtataaataaataattctctggTCACGGTCAGGTTTGATTTCTGGTGAATTCATGGACACTTTTTTATTGTTGAGATTTATTTTTGCAACAAtaaagaagtggtttgccattgcttgatTTCCTAGTTTAAGCTAGTCTTGATATTTCGTGGAACTTGTCCAAATATTGAGCAGGCTTAATCTTGCTttgatttttaatcctgctaAAGTCAGCTAGGTAACTTCAGTCATCACAGTCTTACCTTCTTAGAGGTAAATTATTGCACACTAATTACATTGAGCCACAAATCGATCAACAATATAGTCCAGCAGGTTCTGTTGAACCAACTGGTATGGTTAGTTTACAGTTCAATATGCCTCAGAAAATTGGATTGAGAAATCTACTGTCAAACCTCTTGTAAACAATAGAAATATTCAATACTTTGAATGGATATGGACTACAGCTTCTAAAAACATGGTCATGAATTTATAGTTGCATTTTAATACAGGCTTACCTAGAAGTTAATCCCTTCAAATATCATGAAACTAAATTATTTTGATTTGCTAGCAATTTAGTTCAATTAATACGCTGCCTTCCTTGGTCCCTACCATTTTTTCAAAATCTAATAATGAATAGCAGATatattatgggggcaatatgctggctctgttaaaaagtactattgctaacatgttgtaaaccgccctgagtctaaggaaaagggcggcataaaaatcgaataaataaataaatgtaaggagAAATTGCTTTCAGTGTCAGAATTCTTATGGCACTTATATATAACACTTCCGATTCTACTCTAAAAGGTTCTTTGAAAATCAAACACATCACCTTTCTGGAACAGTTGAAAGTAGCTACATGCAATGCCAGGAAGACATATAATTGCTTAAGAGTATTGTAacaggtgctccatttcctacTGCAATACATTTGGAGCCCCAATATGTGTTATAGATTGTAAGATATAATGCTGTTTctaaaaatggaaaggaaagctgGCAGAAAGAAAACACTCCACAGGAAATACATATTTCTGTTGGTCTCAATTATGCATGGATTAATTATCCAAAAAAGCCTCTATTTGTTTGCAAAGTCTTTTTTAACCTGCTTACTAGAAGATTTTTAAAGTTGACATCAGAGACCAAGCTGGAATATTCTACAAAGgaatgttttgtattttataattttgtgtgtgtgtgtatacgatgtatatacatacacagatCAGTTTTGCTGATCTGTTTTGATTAGTTTTGCTGACAGGGATTGTCTAAGAGAAAAATGAATGTAAGAGAGTAAATATTATTGAGGAACACATGTTTATCTGATATTGATATTACCTTTGGTAAAGCTCATCTGTTCAGTATGTAATTCTAGAAgttccttggaaggatctcttaCAGATTCTTGTTTATGTCAATGGTGCAACAAATAATCCCCTATTTCAGTCATCTTTCAAAAAGTTATGAAAGCACAGCTGTTGAAAATATGGCATATGCCATCTATTTGATTGGTATTGTTCTGTTTTAAGCTTTTTTTATGACTACAGGTATTAAGATCAGATAGTGTGTTTACCTTATTTAAATTGGGTTTGTGCAATTATAGCATGtaaaaatagaaaacatttataaaatgcTAATATTCACACATTGTTACATTCAAAATGTGATATTGCTTGTGTTTAAAAACAAAGTTTAAGTCTGATTGCAATTCAAGATTTAGAATGTTAAAAAATTGAATCTTTGGGAAAAGATATGTAGCAGTTGCAATAGTAGGCTAAAAGCTCATCTGTCAAAACAGAGCTTTTGTCAAAAATTGGATTCTTTTAGGATTGTATGCTGTAACAACTATAGAATGATGTAAGGAGCTCTTTTGTGTTAAACATTTGGTCTGTTGCTTTAAATGGGACAGATAATTATGTTGCCAGATTCTCTTGGAGAATTTCTCTTAGTTGTGTTTATTGAAAATATATGTTGAAAATGCAGGACGGGATGTCTTTTGTGCTGTTTTTATATATGGTACAGTCATGTAGCCT
This DNA window, taken from Erythrolamprus reginae isolate rEryReg1 chromosome 7, rEryReg1.hap1, whole genome shotgun sequence, encodes the following:
- the LOC139170454 gene encoding serine/threonine-protein kinase PLK4-like isoform X2, with the protein product MIDKKAMQKAGMVQRVQNEVKIHCQLKHPSVLELYNYFEDSNYVYLILEMCHNGEMSRYLKTRKNHFSEEEVRNFMHQIITGMLYLHSHGILHRDLTLSNLLLTNNMNIKIADFGLSTLLKMPHEKHYTMCGTPNYISPEIATRSAHGLESDVWSLGCMLFTLLVGKPPFDTDTVKNTLSKVVLADYEIPAFLTSEAQDLIHQLLRKNPADRLCLSSVLDHPFMSSGRSVSKDLENAEDSTDSGSATISIASTASPSVSTSGCLKEKKDF
- the LOC139170454 gene encoding serine/threonine-protein kinase PLK4-like isoform X1, which encodes MATCIGEKIEDFKVGKLLGKGSFAGVYRAVSLKTGLEVAIKMIDKKAMQKAGMVQRVQNEVKIHCQLKHPSVLELYNYFEDSNYVYLILEMCHNGEMSRYLKTRKNHFSEEEVRNFMHQIITGMLYLHSHGILHRDLTLSNLLLTNNMNIKIADFGLSTLLKMPHEKHYTMCGTPNYISPEIATRSAHGLESDVWSLGCMLFTLLVGKPPFDTDTVKNTLSKVVLADYEIPAFLTSEAQDLIHQLLRKNPADRLCLSSVLDHPFMSSGRSVSKDLENAEDSTDSGSATISIASTASPSVSTSGCLKEKKDF